AACCAGGTACTCCACACCCAGCGACTTCATTGCGTAAATATTCGCCCGAAACGGAAGTTCCGATGGCAGCAGCGTGTGGTTGCGTCCGTGCCGTGCCAAAAATGCGACGGGCGTGCCCTCCAGCGTGCCCACGATCAGCGCGTCCGACGGTTTGCCAAAGGGCGTGTCTACCTCGACTTCGCGCACGTCCTTCAGCGCGTCCATTTTGTAGAGGCCGCTGCCGCCGATGATGCCAATTCGCACGTCTGTCATGGTTGTCGTCCTGATTCGTCCTACGTCGTTCTAAAGAGCGGGGCCAGCGGTAATCAATCAGAACATTACCAAGCGACGCTCTGCCTCCTAAGATACAGGGGGTTTGCAGGAAGAAACAGGAGAGATCGTAAAAGTCTGGTTGAGAAGTCTAGCCGAGAAGTCTAGCCAAGAAGTCTGGCCAAGAAGTCTGGCTGGAGAATCTGGCTAGGGCGTGTTTTAAAGCCCTTTGATCCCCCCTAGCCCCCCTTAAAAAGGGGGGAACCGAGCCGAACCACTCTGGAATTCCCCCTTATTAAGGGGGATTTAGGGGGATCGACTCAAGGCAATCAACGACCTAGAAAGTTTTAAGACGCTGGCTAGAGCAGAGAACCAGAGTTAGGATTCTTCGGACTACAGTACCAGCGCGGGCGTGGCCTGCTGAAACTGCGCCCGGATTGCCTGGATACATTCTGGTGTGGGCGTTGGGGTATTGCTGAGTTGATAGTCATAGCCCAACTGTTGCCACTTGTATTCGCCCATCTTGTGGAAGGGAATAACTTCGACCCGCTCCACGTTCTTCAAGCGGGCGACGAACTGGGCCAGCCCAGCGACATTGTTTGGATCATCCGTTAAACCTGGCACCACCACAAAGCGAATCCAGGCAGGCTTGTGGCAGTCGCTGAGGTATTGTGCAAAATCCAGCGTGGGCTGGAGGCTGACGCTGGTGACCTGGGTGTAGATTGACGGGTTGAATGATTTGATATCCAGCAGCACCAAATCGACAAACTCTAGCACTGGGCGGGCGATCGCCAGCGGACAATAGCCCGACGTATCCAGCGCGGTGTGAATGCCCAGCGCCTTGCACTGCCGCAAAATCTCCTGCACAAACTCTGGTTGCATCAGCGGTTCGCCGCCGCTCAGGGTCACGCCACCAGGCGGACGAATGTAGAAGCGATATTTCTGAATCTCGGCGACCATTTCATCGGCGGTGACCTCAGTGCCACCCGATATCTCGCGGCAGTCGGGGTTGTGGCAATAGAGGCAGCGCAGGGGACAGCCCTGAGTAAACACCACGACCCGCAGGCCAGGCCCATCGACGGTGCCACAGGTTTCGATGGAGTGAATGCGTCCGGTGATTGACATAACGGTAGGCCTTAAAAATCACAGCGCCAAGGGAAGCAGACTCAGCAAAGCGTGTCAAAAGAGTCAGGACTTACGCACTTGCGATAGACCTTCTGGATTTTGGACAATTTCTTGCGGGTGCAGCCCGCGAGAAATTGTTCAACTGCGTAAGTCACAACTTTAGTTTGGACTAACTGGCATCACAATAATGCTCAACAGGATGCCATAAAGAATCTGCTCAACCGTTCATAACAGTTGAACTTAAGGAATTGGATACAATCCTGCTCGCAGTTAAGCTGCTGTTGCAACCGGACTGTTCAGGGATTGTTCGGATGTCTTGCGTTTCGAGGCTCGTTTTTTGACCATCGGATAGCAGGGACGAGGAGTTGGCTTGTGCCCCTTGCCTCGTCCTGGCGATTTACCACGAGGTTTAGGCGCAGGAGCAGGGGTGCCAATCGCTGCCAAAATGCCTGCAAACGCTTGTGCGACCCGACCCGGAGTCAACGTTTCTTGCGGTGCCTGCCAGGGCAAGGGGTGGTCAGTACAGTCCTTTCGCGCTAACCACAACTGCCAACTGAGCAACGGCATCAGGCTGCTCCACTGTTCGGTTGCCGATACAGAACTGAACTGGGGATGTGTCCAATATAGCCTCTGCTTGGCAAAGCGATACCAGTGTTCAATGGCAAAGCGACGGAGGTAGTGCAACCACAGGGTTTCTAACGGAGGCATCTGCTCACCCAGCCAAACTAACCACAAAGGAGCCAAGCGTCGCGTGCTGCTCTGTGTCTCCAGCACCTCCACGCGCAACACTTCCATTGCCCGTTTGGGGGATTTGCGGAAATGGTATGCACTCCAACGACTGACCCGCACTCGTCCCCAGTTGGG
The Thermoleptolyngbya sichuanensis A183 DNA segment above includes these coding regions:
- the pflA gene encoding pyruvate formate-lyase-activating protein, with product MSITGRIHSIETCGTVDGPGLRVVVFTQGCPLRCLYCHNPDCREISGGTEVTADEMVAEIQKYRFYIRPPGGVTLSGGEPLMQPEFVQEILRQCKALGIHTALDTSGYCPLAIARPVLEFVDLVLLDIKSFNPSIYTQVTSVSLQPTLDFAQYLSDCHKPAWIRFVVVPGLTDDPNNVAGLAQFVARLKNVERVEVIPFHKMGEYKWQQLGYDYQLSNTPTPTPECIQAIRAQFQQATPALVL